A genomic window from Vicinamibacterales bacterium includes:
- a CDS encoding M20/M25/M40 family metallo-hydrolase — protein sequence MPIRSSFRAKGALIVAVLLVGICLGKTSLATGQADQPTWLDTYREPASRIIGAAMADTFAWDRLAELSDLFGHRLSGSPQLEQAIQWAANKMRADGLENVHLEPVMVPHWVRGQEHAKVIRPTEQELVMLGLGGSIGTPPGGIEAETFVVGSFDELDSRAHGKIVVYNVPFTTYTQTVRYRTTGAWRAARHGAVASLVRSVGPRGARTPHTGAVNYTETDPRIPAAAITVEDAELLQRMQDRGTPGWVHLEMNAHLLPDAESANVVGEILGWERPDEVVVVGGHIDSWDVGTGSTDDGGGCIVTWEALRIINQLGLRPRRTLRVVLWTNEENGLRGATAYRDRYNKQLADHIMMLESDSGVSRPRGFLFTGNPRGRETVGAIASLLRGIDAHRVGPNGGGADIGPSVRAANIPSMSLDVDRSNYFTIHHTPADTMDKIDPTEVAQNVAAIAVMAYVVADLPDRLGR from the coding sequence GTGCCAATACGTTCTTCGTTCCGTGCCAAAGGAGCACTGATAGTTGCCGTGTTGCTAGTCGGTATCTGCCTAGGGAAGACGTCACTTGCTACCGGCCAAGCCGACCAACCAACGTGGCTCGATACGTATCGTGAGCCCGCAAGTCGAATCATCGGAGCAGCGATGGCTGACACGTTCGCATGGGATCGTCTGGCCGAATTGAGCGACTTGTTCGGTCATCGTCTCAGTGGCTCCCCACAGCTCGAGCAAGCAATCCAGTGGGCAGCGAATAAGATGCGGGCGGACGGACTGGAGAACGTGCACCTAGAACCCGTCATGGTCCCTCATTGGGTGCGTGGCCAAGAACACGCTAAGGTAATTCGACCAACCGAACAAGAGCTCGTGATGCTTGGGTTGGGAGGCAGCATCGGCACACCACCTGGCGGCATCGAAGCGGAGACGTTCGTCGTTGGTAGTTTTGACGAATTGGACTCCCGCGCGCACGGAAAAATTGTGGTGTACAACGTGCCCTTTACGACGTATACCCAAACAGTACGCTACCGGACGACTGGTGCATGGCGTGCAGCTCGCCATGGAGCAGTCGCCAGCCTGGTCCGGTCAGTAGGACCACGTGGAGCCCGGACGCCACACACTGGTGCAGTGAACTACACTGAGACAGACCCACGCATCCCCGCCGCGGCAATCACCGTTGAAGATGCAGAACTATTACAGCGGATGCAGGACCGGGGAACGCCCGGCTGGGTACACCTAGAAATGAACGCTCACCTTCTTCCCGACGCCGAATCAGCAAACGTGGTCGGGGAAATTCTCGGATGGGAGCGGCCTGACGAGGTAGTCGTCGTCGGTGGCCACATCGATTCGTGGGACGTGGGTACTGGCTCTACCGACGATGGTGGTGGCTGTATCGTGACTTGGGAGGCACTGCGAATCATTAATCAACTCGGACTGAGGCCACGCCGGACACTACGTGTGGTGCTCTGGACGAACGAGGAGAACGGACTTCGCGGCGCCACCGCTTATCGTGATCGCTATAACAAGCAGCTTGCCGATCACATCATGATGCTGGAGTCCGATTCAGGAGTATCCCGACCGAGAGGATTCCTGTTCACCGGCAACCCCCGTGGGCGCGAAACAGTTGGAGCGATTGCGTCGCTCCTCCGCGGCATCGACGCCCATCGGGTCGGTCCAAACGGTGGAGGCGCCGACATCGGTCCCAGTGTCCGGGCGGCTAACATCCCGAGCATGTCACTCGACGTTGACCGTTCGAACTACTTCACAATCCACCACACCCCTGCTGACACTATGGACAAGATCGACCCAACTGAAGTGGCGCAAAATGTGGCAGCCATCGCGGTGATGGCTTATGTCGTGGCGGATTTGCCTGACAGGCTCGGTCGTTAA
- a CDS encoding ABC transporter ATP-binding protein, producing MSSGSSRQESVRGAWFEARELIWTYRHRLALGLTLMLVNRLAGLVLPASSKYLIDEVITNQRGELLLTIALAIGAAAVVQAVTTFALSQVLGVAAQRAITEMRKRVQRHVTRLPINFFDSTKTGVLISRIMTDAEGIRNLVGTGLVQLSGGLITAVIALGVLFYLSWELTSVTLLILLAFSGTMAVAFKRLRPIFRERGKINADVTGRLNETLGGIRIVKAYTVERREQRVFAVGVHRLLRNVAKTVTGVSAIASVSMLVIGAIGVLMVLVGGRAILAGTLTLGDFVAYIFFTGLMAAPLVQIASIGTQITEAFAGLDRIREIRQMATEDQEDVMRQPLPKVHGDVHCEHIWFEYTEGVPVLRDVSFEAKAGTTTALVGSSGSGKSTLISLVMAFNRPKSGRVTVDGLDLALLRLQDYRKHLGVVLQDNFLFDGTIADNIRFARSDASLDEICEVSRIAHCDEFVSEFENGYDTVVGERGVKLSGGQRQRIAIARAVLADPRILILDEATSSLDSESEGLIQDGLRSLRHGRTTFVIAHRLSTIQSADQILVIEGGEVSERGSHEQLLALDGRYRQLYEKQYKLEKDRFINPGEDFTPELPTYPAAPSRGSTVI from the coding sequence ATGAGTAGTGGTTCGTCTCGGCAAGAGTCAGTGCGCGGTGCTTGGTTTGAAGCCCGCGAACTGATTTGGACATATCGGCATCGCCTCGCACTCGGGTTGACATTAATGTTGGTGAACCGGCTAGCCGGACTCGTTCTTCCAGCGTCATCGAAGTATCTCATTGACGAGGTGATTACAAATCAGCGGGGCGAGTTGCTCCTAACGATCGCCTTGGCGATAGGTGCGGCAGCGGTCGTCCAAGCCGTCACAACTTTTGCATTGTCTCAGGTACTTGGAGTTGCAGCCCAGCGTGCGATAACGGAGATGCGAAAACGCGTGCAACGTCATGTGACCCGACTTCCGATCAATTTCTTCGATTCGACAAAGACAGGCGTTCTAATTTCCAGAATTATGACTGACGCGGAAGGCATCAGGAATCTGGTGGGAACCGGTCTCGTGCAACTGAGTGGTGGATTGATTACAGCTGTGATCGCGCTTGGTGTGCTGTTCTATCTGAGTTGGGAGTTGACGTCAGTCACCTTGCTGATTCTACTGGCGTTCAGTGGCACGATGGCCGTGGCCTTTAAACGACTACGTCCGATTTTTCGCGAGCGAGGAAAAATTAATGCCGACGTTACCGGCCGATTGAACGAAACATTGGGTGGCATCCGCATCGTCAAGGCCTATACCGTTGAACGACGGGAGCAGCGAGTCTTCGCGGTCGGTGTCCATCGACTGCTTCGAAACGTGGCCAAAACGGTCACTGGAGTTTCAGCGATTGCTTCTGTTTCGATGTTGGTCATTGGGGCGATAGGCGTGCTTATGGTTCTGGTCGGCGGTCGAGCCATCCTAGCCGGAACCCTGACGCTCGGTGACTTTGTTGCTTACATCTTTTTCACGGGTCTAATGGCGGCGCCGCTGGTTCAAATTGCTTCTATTGGTACGCAGATCACCGAGGCGTTTGCCGGTCTCGATAGAATTCGTGAGATCCGTCAAATGGCGACCGAAGACCAGGAGGACGTGATGCGTCAACCTCTGCCCAAGGTGCACGGTGACGTCCATTGCGAGCATATATGGTTTGAGTACACGGAGGGAGTGCCTGTGCTTCGGGACGTGTCGTTTGAGGCTAAGGCTGGAACGACCACGGCCCTCGTGGGGTCCAGTGGGTCCGGCAAGAGCACGCTCATTAGTTTGGTAATGGCGTTCAATCGACCCAAGTCAGGGAGGGTTACCGTAGACGGCTTGGATTTGGCACTGCTGCGACTGCAGGATTATCGTAAGCACCTTGGTGTTGTCTTACAGGACAACTTCTTATTCGATGGCACCATAGCCGACAATATTCGGTTCGCTCGGTCCGATGCCTCCCTGGATGAGATCTGTGAAGTGAGCCGTATCGCACACTGCGACGAGTTCGTTAGCGAGTTCGAAAACGGTTATGACACGGTTGTCGGGGAGCGTGGTGTGAAACTCTCTGGTGGGCAACGGCAGCGAATTGCGATTGCCCGTGCGGTCTTGGCTGACCCGCGCATTCTTATCCTCGATGAGGCGACTTCTAGCCTCGACAGTGAGAGTGAAGGATTGATTCAAGATGGGCTACGCAGTCTTCGACATGGGCGCACAACGTTCGTCATAGCGCATCGCCTCTCTACGATCCAGAGCGCAGACCAGATTCTCGTGATCGAGGGTGGTGAGGTCAGTGAGCGCGGAAGTCACGAACAACTGTTGGCGCTCGATGGTCGTTACCGGCAACTCTATGAGAAACAGTACAAACTCGAGAAGGATCGGTTTATTAATCCTGGTGAGGACTTCACGCCAGAACTGCCGACCTACCCTGCGGCGCCTAGTCGCGGTTCTACGGTGATCTAA